The following proteins are co-located in the Castor canadensis chromosome 5, mCasCan1.hap1v2, whole genome shotgun sequence genome:
- the Cd93 gene encoding complement component C1q receptor — protein MATYKSLLLLLLLGQSWAGAGAHTEAVVCAGTACYTAHWGKLSADEAQHRCNENGGNLATVKSEEEARHIQQALAQLLRSKAPLEAKMGKFWIGLQRERGKCLHPNMTLKGFSWVGGGEDTPYANWLKEFKSSCVSKRCVSLQLDLSLTPHPSNLPKWSDGPCGGAATPRNSIDGFVCKFSFQGMCQPLALGGPGQVTYTTPFQATTSSLEIVPFASAANVVCEDEADSKSHYFLCKEKASGVFDWSSSGPLCISPKFGCNFNNGGCQQDCFEGGDGSFRCGCRPGFRLLDDLVTCASRNPCSSSPCKGEATCVPGPPGKSYICRCPHGYQLDSSQLGCVDVDECQDSPCAQDCVNTPGSFHCECWMGYKPGGVKEEACLDVDECALGHSLCAQNCINTDGSFHCSCEEGYVLSGEDGTQCEDVDECLGPRGNSCEGLCFNTEGSFRCGCLPGLELASNGVSCVVAPVFLVPPAGPLSEKDEGDNKEGSTMPPAATPTPPTRGSEGISKGPPTTRRPSLPSSVPTTSASLHMLASSGSPAVWTELGTHLPMTASHGNPTGEDSMVDKDSVATQSDDGSDGQKLLLFYILGTVVAISLLLALALGLLVYRKRRAKKEEIKEKKKPQSAADGYSWVPDRPESRAMENQYSPTPGTDC, from the exons ATGGCCACCTACAAGAgtttgctgttgctgctgctcttGGGCCAGTCCTGGGCAGGGGCTGGAGCTCACACCGAGGCTGTGGTGTGCGCAGGGACTGCCTGCTACACGGCTCACTGGGGCAAGCTGAGTGCCGATGAGGCACAGCATCGCTGCAATGAGAATGGAGGCAACCTGGCCACGGTGAAGAGCGAGGAGGAGGCCCGGCACATCCAGCAAGCGCTGGCCCAGCTCCTGAGGTCCAAGGCACCCCTGGAAGCAAAGATGGGCAAGTTCTGGATCGGGCTCCAGCGAGAAAGGGGCAAGTGCTTGCACCCCAACATGACGCTGAAGGGCTTCAGCTGGGTGGGTGGTGGAGAAGACACGCCTTACGCAAACTGGCTGAAAGAGTTCAAGTCCTCTTGCGTCTCCAAGCGCTGTGTGTCCCTGCAGCTGGACCTGTCCCTGACGCCCCACCCCAGCAACCTCCCCAAGTGGTCTGATGGCCCCTGTGGGGGTGCAGCCACTCCACGAAACAGCATTGATGGTTTTGTGTGCAAGTTCAGCTTCCAAGGGATGTGCCAGCCGCTGGCTCTTGGGGGCCCAGGTCAGGTAACCTATACCACCCCCTTTCAGGCTACTACCTCCTCCTTGGAGATTGTGCCCTTTGCCTCTGCAGCCAATGTGGTCTGTGAGGATGAGGCCGACAGTAAGAGTCATTATTTCCTGTGCAAGGAAAAGGCCTCTGGTGTGTTTGACTGGAGCAGCTCAGGCCCCCTCTGCATAAGCCCTAAGTTCGGCTGCAACTTCAACAATGGTGGCTGCCAGCAGGACTGCTTCGAAGGTGGAGATGGCTCCTTCCGCTGTGGCTGCCGGCCTGGATTCCGGCTGCTGGACGACCTAGTGACCTGTGCCTCCCGGAATCCTTGCAGCTCCAGCCCGTGCAAAGGGGAGGCCACATGTGTCCCTGGACCCCCTGGGAAAAGCTACATATGCCGCTGTCCCCATGGCTATCAGCTGGACTCGAGTCAGTTGGGCTGTGTGGATGTAGATGAGTGTCAGGACTCACCTTGTGCCCAGGACTGTGTCAACACCCCTGGGAGCTTCCACTGTGAATGTTGGATGGGTTACAAGCCTGGTGGTGTGAAAGAGGAGGCCTGTTTGGATGTGGATGAGTGCGCCCTTGGCCATTCGCTCTGCGCCCAGAACTGCATCAACACCGATGGCTCCTTCCACTGCTCTTGCGAGGAGGGTTATGTCTTGTCTGGGGAGGACGGTACCCAGTGTGAGGATGTGGATGAGTGTTTGGGTCCCAGGGGCAATTCGTGTGAGGGCTTGTGCTTCAACACTGAGGGGTCCTTCCGCTGTGGTTGCCTGCCGGGCTTGGAGCTGGCCTCCAATGGAGTCTCTTGTGTCGTGGCTCCTGTGTTCTTAGTACCTCCAGCTGGGCCTCTCTCAGAGAAGGATGAGGGAGACAACAAGGAGGGGAGCACCATGCCTCCTGCTGCAACACCCACTCCTCCCACTAGGGGCTCTGAGGGCATCTCCAAGGGACCACCGACCACGAGAAGACCCTCTCTACCATCCAGTGTCCCCACCACCTCTGCCTCACTCCACATGTTGGCCTCCAGTGGGTCCCCTGCTGTTTGGACAGAGCTGGGCACCCATCTACCCATGACTGCCAGCCATGGCAACCCTACAGGTGAAGATTCCATGGTAGACAAGGATTCCGTGGCCACACAAAGCGACGATGGCTCTGATGGACAAAAGCTACTCCTATTCTACATCCTGGGCACCGTAGTGGCCATCTCACTCCTGCTGGCTCTTGCTCTAGGGCTTCTGGTTTATCGCAAGCGGAGAGCCAAgaaggaggagataaaggagaagaagaagccTCAGAGTGCGGCTGACGGTTACTCCTGGGTCCCAGACCGACCAGAGAGCCGAGCCATGGAAAATCAATACAG TCCAACACCTGGAACAGACTGCTGA